The genome window CACGCCGTCGGGTTCGGGCATCCGCCGCTCGACCGCGCGTTCACGGAGGCGGACTGGTCGCCTCTCGACGGTCCGGGGATGGACGCCTACGGGCGCAGTAAGGTGCTCGCGGAGCGGGCGGCGTGGGAGCTGGTCGGCGACGGCCGCACCGAGCTGGTCACGATGCTCCCGGTCGCGGTCGTCGGACCGCTGATCGGCACCGGGATGTCGGGGGCGAACCACCTGGTGCGGCGCGTGCTCACGGGAGAGCTGCCCGCGTATCCGGACTTCGCCGTCCCGTTCGTGGACGTGCGGGATGTCGCGGCGGCGCACGTCGCGGCGCTCACCGCGGAGGGTGCGGCGGGCGAACGCTTCCTGCTCGCGGCCCAGGAGGACGCCGTGCCGCTCGCGGAGGTCGGAGCGGTGCTGCGCGACGAACTCGGCGAGCGCGCGAGCCGCGTGCCCCCGTCGACGGCGCTGCTCCCCGACGCGGCGGTGCGGGCCGCCGCCGAGGCGAACCCGGGGATGCGGCCGATGGCGGCCGAGCTCGGCTACCGGAAGAAGGTGTCCAGCGAGAAGGCGCGGCGCGTGCTCGGCTTCGCCCCGCGGCCGTGGCAGGAGGCGGTCACCGCCGCCGCCGAGAGCATGCTCGCGAAGGGGCTGGCGGACTGACCGCTTACGGCTCCGCGAGCAGCGACGCGTAGAGCTGCTGCGTGGCCGGGCTCGGCGAGACACCGAGCTCGTCCCGCAGCAGCGAACGGAGCTCGCCGTACACCGCGACGGCGGCCCCGACATCGCCCTGCCGCTGCAGCGCCCGCATGAGCACCTGGTAGCCGGTCTCACGCAGCGGCGCGATCGTCACCAGCCGGCGCCCGACGCGCACGGCTGCGGGAAGCTCGGTGCCGCCCATCTCCAGGGTCGCGACCCCGTAGGCCTCCAGAGCGCGCACGAGGATGTCGCCGAGCGCGCGGCGCTCCTCCTCGATCCAGCCGGCGTCCTCGCCGGGCAGGAAGTCCCGCTGGGCCACCAGCATCGCGCCGATCGCGGGACCCCACGCCGCCGCCCAGTGCCCGAGGGCGACCTGCGACTCGGCGCGGTGGACGGCCTGCTCGGCCCACTCGACATCCACGTGGGCGTCCTCCCCCAGCTCCAGCCGCAGGGCCGACCGTCCCTCCAGGGCGTCGACGCCGAGGAGCCGCCGCAGCTTGGACACCAGCGGGTTCAGCCCCGCTCCGTGGACGGCGACCGCGCCGGGCCAGACCGCCTCGGCCAGCTCCTCCCGCGTGCAGGGGCGGTGCCGGTTGAGCACGAGGTAGGCGAACAGCAGGCGTCCCTGGCGGCCGGGGAGGCCGTCCTCCAGCCGCTCGCCTGCGCGCTCGAGGTGCAGGGTCCCGCAGAGCTGCACCCGCACTCCACCGGACGCCAACGTCATGCCAACATTCTGCCAACGGGCCGTGCGTAGAACTATGAGGGAGGACGAGATGACCAGGATCATCCGGTGCGAATGCGGCTACATCGCCCGCGGCGAGACCGACGCCGCGGTCGTCGACGACATCAGCGCCCACCTGGAGGCCGACCATCCTGCCCTCTTCCAGGCAGTCGCGCGGGAGGACCTGCTCGGCTGGATCCAGTTGGAGTGAGCCGTAAGGAGGCCACCATGAGCTCCACCACCACAAGAGCGGCCGCGCGCGATGTGCGCGCCGCTGCGCCCCTCGACCCCGTCCCCGTCGTTGGGCCGGACTGGCTCGAATCCCATCTCGCGGACCCCGGCGTCCGCGTCATCGAGGTGGATGTGAACGCCACCGCGTACACGTCCGGCCACCTCCCGGGCGCCGTGCTCTGGAACCCGTACGCCGACTTCAAACGCCCGGACTACCGGCCGGTCGGCGACGACGCGATCCGGGCGCTGTTCGAACGCTCGGGCATCACGCCCGACACGACCGTCGTGCTCTACGGCTACGCTCCGTCGCTCGCGTTCTGGCTCCTGAAGCTGTACCGGCACAGGGATGTGCGCATCCTCGACACCTCCCGCGCGGTCTGGCAGGAGGCCGGCCGGCCCTTCACGACCGAGACGCCCGAGGTGACGCCCTCCCGGTATCCGCTGCCCGCTCCGGACGACTCGATCCGGGCCACCGCCGCCGACGTGCGCGCGGCGATCGGACGCCCCGGCACGACGATCGTGGACGCCCGCAGCGCCGCCGAGTACACCGGCGAGCGCTTCTGGCCGTCCGGGACCCCGGAGCCGGGTGGCCGCACGGGTCACGTCCCGTCGGCGGTGAACGTGGATGCCGCCGGCGTGTTCGACGAGCGCGGCCGGTTCCGCGACCGCGACACCCTGGCGGGCATGTTCGCGTCGGTCGACCCGGACGCGGACGTCATCACCTACTGCACGATCGGCAACCGCGGCGCGGCGGAGTGGTTCGTGCTGCGGTACCTGCTCGGGCACGCGAACGCGCGCGTCTACGACGGCTCGTGGGCGGAGTGGGGGCACGAGACGGACACGCCGATCGAGTGAGCGACCGGACTAGCTGTCCTTCCGGATCCACCGGAAGGACAGCCGGCAGGCGATCAGCCCGGCGACCAGCCAGATCAGGAGCACCACGGCGATCCAGCCGAGCTGCCAGCTGCCGCTCGGCTCCGCCGCCTCGAAGCTCGCGGGCAGGAACACGCTCCGCATCCCCTGCGCGATCCACTTGAGCGGGAACAGGCTGGCGATGTTCTGCAGCCAGGTCGGCAGCAGGTTGAACGCCAGGTAGACGCCGGAGATGAACTGCAGCACCAGCACGATCGGGATGATCACCGCCGTCGCGCTCTTGCCCGTGCGCGGAACCGCCGACAGCGCGATACCCAGCACCGCGGAGGTCACGATGCCGAGCGCGTAGATCCAGGCGAAGCGCAGCCAGGACTGCGGGTCGGTCGGCAGCGCCACCCCGAAGAGCACCCGGGCGACGAACAGCAGGAGCCCGATCTGCAGGATGCTCGTCGCGATGACCTGGCCCATCTTGCCGAGGAAGTAGGAGACCACCGGCAGCGGCGTGCCGCCCAGGCGTTTCAGGGTCCCGTCGCTCTTCTCCATGGCGATGTCGACGGCCAGGTTCTGCACCCCGCTCAGCAGGATGCCGGCGGCGATCATCCCGGGCAGGTAGTAGGCGGCCTGGCTGATGCCGCCGCTGCCGTCCGGGGCGGCGCCGACCTTGCCGAGGCCCTGGAAGGCGACGGAGAAGATCCCGAGCATGACCACCGGGAAGAGGAATGTGAAGAAGATCGTGTCCGCCTGGCGGAAGTACACGAGCACCTCGTAGCGGATCCTGGCCCAGCCCAGGGCGACCGAGGTCATGCCGCCACCTCCTCGCCGGACGCCGCGCCCCGGGCGCCGGCTCCGCTCGCCGTGGCCGCCCGCTCGTCGGCCTCCCGCACCAGGCCGAGGTAGATGTCCTCCAGGCTCGGGCGGATCACCTCCAGGTCGCGTGGCTCACCGCCGGCCTCCGCGGACAGCCGGGCGACGAGCGCGCCCGGGGTGTCCGTGCGCTCCTCGTGCGGCGCGCCGGTCGCGTCCCGCCAGCGGACGATCGGTACGCGCGCCGCCTGACCGCCGATCGCGTCCACCGCCCCGATGTCGAGCAGGGCGCCGTGCGCGATCACCGCGGCCCGGTCGCTGAGCTGCGCGGCCTCGTCCAGGTAGTGGGTGGTGAGCAGGATGGTCGTGCCCTCCCGTTTCAGCGTGCGGACCAGCTCCCAGAACTGCCGCCGCGCCTCCGGGTCGAACCCGGTGGTCGGCTCGTCCAGGAACAGCAGCTCGGGACGCCCGATCACGCCGAGCGCGACGTCCAGCCGCCGGCGCTGGCCGCCGGAGAGGTTGCGGATGCGGACCTTCGCCTTCTCCTCCAGCCCGACCGCAGCGATGACCTCCTCGACGTCGCGGCTGCGCGGGTAGTACCGCGCGAACTGGGTGAGCTGCTCGCGCACGGTCACGTTCGCGGCCTCGGCGCCCGACTGCAGCACGATCCCGAGCCGCGCCTTCCACGCCGTCCCCGCCTTGCCGGGGTCGACGCCGAGCACGCTCGCCTCGCCGCCGGACCGGTCGCGGTAGCCCTCCAGGATCTCGATGGTCGTGCTCTTCCCCGCGCCGTTGGGCCCGAGCAGCGCGAACGTCTCCCCGTCGGCGATCTCGAAGTCGACACCGCGCAGGGCCTCGAACGACCCGTACGACTTGCGGAGGCCGCGCACGACCACGGCGGGAGGACGTGAGCTCATGCGCCCATCATGCCGCGCGCTGCTCCCGCGCGCAGCCATCTCTTCCTCACTTCCTCCCGCTCGGGCGCGGCGTGTCGCGAGAGGAAGTGAGGAAGCGATGGCTGGGGACGGCGGGCGGCGGGGCGGAGCTCAGCGGTCGGGGTCGGCCACCAGCTCGACCTCGACCTCGTCGCCCGCTCCGCGGCCGGTGGCCTTGCGGGTCGCCGCGTTGAACGAGACGAGGTACCGGCCGCCCAGCACTCCGATGGTGTTCGGGTAGGTGTAGCCGCCGTCGATCGTCACGATGACGGGCACGCGCTTGCCGCGGCCGAAGCCGAGCACGACCTCCTCCGGGACGACGATCGCGACGTTGTTGCCGCCGGTCGACTCCAGGACGGTGCGGAAGACGGTCATCGGACCTCCAGCGGCTCGGCTCGGCGGATGAAGGGGCTGGTGCGGGTGCCGACGATGCTAGCCGAAATCGTCGGCAAGGCATCGACTTTCTGCGCGAATCGGACAACACTTGCGCTGACGTGACAGCGCTGACCCGAAGGGCAGCGGTCGCCACCCGGGCTTGCTCGCCGTGACGGGCGGGAGACCAGCGGCGGGGACGAGTGTTCGGGACCTCGTCCCCGCCTTCGGACGACGTGCGATCAGGAGCGCTGCCGGACCCGGTCCGAGGCGAGCGCGCGCTCGACGGCGACGGCGGGGACGCGCTCCGCGACCCGGCCGGGCCGGTCCACTCGCGCGGGCACGCCGCGGCGCGCCCCGAGCCGCAGGGCCAGGACCTCGGCGAGGTGCAGCGGCCGGGAGGTCTCGGTCAGCCCGGCGGTGCCGCCCAACTGCTCCACCTGCGTGCGGCAGCTGAACCCGTCCGCGATCACGCGGGCGTCCGCCCCGGCGGAACGGATGGCCGGCAGCAGCGCGTGCTCGGCAGCCGCCGCCGACACGTCGAGGTGCCCGGCCTCGAACCCGAAGTTGCCGGCCAGGCCGCAGCAGCCCTCCACGGTGGTGGTCTCGACGCCGGCCGCGTCGAGGAGGGCCTGGTCGGCGCCGAAGCCGCCCACGGCGTGCTGGTGGCAGTGCGGCTGCACGACCGCCGAGCCGCCGACGTGCGGAGGCGACCACTCGGGGGTCCGCAGCAGCAGCTCGGCGAAGGAGGTCGCCCGCTCGGCGACCGCGGCCACGTTCGCGTCGTCCGGCAGCAGCTCCGGCGCGTCGGAGCGGAACACGGCGAGGCAGCTCGGCTCCAGCCCCACCAGCGGCACGCCGTCGCCCAGCGCCGCGGCGAGCGCCGCCGCCGTGTGCGCGAGCATCCGGGACGCCGTCGCGAGCTGCCCTGTCGAGATCCAGGTCAGGCCGCAGCAGAGGTGCCCGGGCGGCAGCACGACGCGATAGCCGGCGTCCTCCAGCACGGCGACGGCGGCGCGCCCGATGGAGGGGTGGAAGTTGTCGGTGAAGGTGTCCGGCCAGATCATCACGTCGCCCAGCGGCGCCGGAGGCGCGGGCGGCCGGGCGGCGAACCAGTCGGTGAAGCGCTGCGGCGCGAACCGCGGGACCGGCCGGTCGGGCTCCACCCCGCCCAGGCGCTTCGCGGCGCGGGAGACGCCGGGGACGCGCGCGAGCCGGTTGACCAGCGTCGGCGCGACGCTCGCCAGCCGGGCCCAGACCGGCAGCCAGCCCATCGTGTAGTGCGCGGCGGGGCGCAGCCTCCCCGCGTAGTGGTGCGAGAGGAACTCCGCCTTGTAGGTCGCCATGTCGACGTTCACCGGGCAGTCGGTCTTGCAACCCTTGCACGACAGGCACAGGTCGAGCGCGTCGCGCACCTCGGTCGAGCGCCAGCCGTCCTCGATCGGGCTCTCCCGGTACTGGCCCTCCAGCATCTCGAACAGCAGGCGCGACCGGCCGCGGGTGGAGTGCTCCTCCTCGTTCGTCGCGCGGAACGACGGGCACATGACGTTGCCGCTGTGGCTGCGGCAGTTGCCGACGCCCACGCAGCGCAGGGCGGCGCGGTCGAACCGGCCGCGGTCCTTCGGGTAGGAGAAGTGCAGTTCGACGTCGACCTTCGGTCCGTAGCCGGCGCCGAGGCGCAGGTTCTCGGTCGGCAGGTAGGGGCGCACCAGCTTGCCCGGATTCATCCGGTCGAGCGGGTCGAACAGCGCTTTGAACCGCTCGAACAGCCGGACGACCTCGTCGCCGAACATGACGGGGAACAGGGCCGCGCGGGACTGGCCGTCGCCGTGCTCCCCCGACAGCGAGCCGCCGTAGCGGGCGACCAGCTCGGCGCCGCGGCCGATGAACGCGCGGTAGTGCGCGATCCCCTCCTCGGTGACGAGGTCGAAGGGGATGCGGCAGTGCACGCAGCCATGGCCGAAGTGGCCGTACCGGGAGACGTTCTCGTAGCCGAACTCGTCGAGGAGCGCGCCGAAGTCGCGCAGGTAGGCGCCGAGCCGCTCCGGGGGGACGGCGGCGTCCTCCCAGCCCTCCCACGTGTCGGGCCGGCCGGGGATCCACGCGGTCGCGCCGAGGCCGGCCTCGCGCACCTCCAGGATCTCCTTCTGGTGCGCCGGATCGTCGAACGCGCGGTCGTCCGGGACGACGTCGCGCTCGCGGAGCGCGGCGACCGTCCGCTGCGCCTTCGCGTCGGACTCCTCCTTGCTGTCGCCGCCGAACTCGCAGACCAGCCAGCCGCCGCCCTCCGGGAGCAGGTGCAGCGCCTCCACGTTCTGCCGCTTGGTCTTCTGGTCGTCCACCAGGACGCTGTCCAGGCCCTCGATGGTCAGCGGGCCGTGCTCGGCGATCGTGGGGGCGGCGTCGGCGGCGTCCTCGATGCTCGGGAAGCCGAGCACCAGGAAGGTGCGCGCCGCGGGCACCGGCACCAGGTCGAGCTCGGCGTGCAGCACGGTGACCAGGGTGGACTCGGAGCCGACCAGCGCCTTCGCCACGTCGAAGCCCGCCTCCGGCAGCAGCGCGTCGAGGTTGTAGCCCGAGACGCGCCGAGGGATGCGCGGGTAGCGCTCGCGGATCAGGTCGCCGTCCTCCTCGGCGAGGTCGCGCAGGGCGGTGTACAGCTCGGCGACCCGGCCGCCGGCGCGCTGGATGCGCTCGAACTCCTCGGTGGAGGTCGGCCCAGCCCAGAACCGGTCGCCCTCGTAGGTCAGCACCTCCAGCCGACGGACGTTGTCGTCCGTCTTGCCGTAGGCCTGCGCGCTGGAGCCGCACGAGTTGTTGCCGATCATTCCGCCGAGCGTGCAGTGCGAGTGGGTGGCCGGCTTCGGGCCGAACTGCAGCCCGTGCGGCGCGAGGACCGCGTTCAGGTCGTCCAGCACGATGCCGGGCTCGACCACTGCCACGCGCGCGTCCACGTCGAGCGAGACCACCCGGTCGCAGTACTTGCTCCAGTCGATGACCACGCCATGGTTGGTGCACTGCCCGGCGAGACTCGTGCCGCCTCCCCGGCTGAGGAGGGGCGCGCCGAACTCGCGGCAGACGGCGATGGCCTCCACGCCGGCCTCAACCGTGCGCGGGACGACGACGCCGATCGGCACCTGCCGGTAGTTGGAGGCGTCGGTGGCGTAGGCCGCGCGGCTGCCGTCGTCGAACCGGACCTCCCCGTCGACCCGGTCGGCGAGCGCGCCGGCGAGCGTGCGGACGTCCACTCCTCCGGAGGTGATGGTCATGGTCGTGCCTCCCCGCTCGTCGCGGCGCCTGGTCGTCCCGACGTCTGGTCGTCCCGACGCGAGGGCCACGGTACTCAGGGGCGGCGCGCTGCGCGAGGGGTGCGGCTCCGGCGCCGTCCAGTGGTCGGCCAGGAGGCGTTCAGGGGGCGCAAAGGGCGGCTTCCTAGGGTGGGTGGTCCGAGCGAGTGGTCCGGGAGGGAGGCACGGGATGCGCAAGGCTGTCGTCGCCCTGATGGTCGCCACCCTCGTGGTCGCCGGCGGACTGTTCGCCGCCTCCCGGATCACGATCGAGCCGGCCGGCTCCGCGACTCCCCCGTGCGCGGACGCCGCAGCCACGACGGTGGCGGGACGCGCCGTGCCGAAGGGGCCCGTCGCCGGGTTCTGCGCGCCGGAGCTCGCGATGGCCGCCACGATCCTCGCCGCCGCGCGGGACCAGGGCGTCGGGCAGTACGGCGAGACGATCGGCGTCATGACCGCGATCGGCGAGTCCGGCCTCCGGAACCTCGACTACGGCGACGCCGCCGGTCCGGACAGCCGCGGCCTGTTCCAGCAGCGCGACAACGGCGCCTGGGGCACGCTCGCCGACCGGATGGACCCTTACACCGCCGCGACGAACTTCTTCCGGAAGCTGGAACGCCTCCCCGGCTGGCAGTCGATGACGCCCACCCAGGCCGCGCACGCCGTCCAGGTCAACGCCGACCCCGACTACTACGCGCAGTACTGGGGCGAGGCGCAGACCGTCGTCGCCGCACTCGGCGGCTAGCGATAGCGGCGGTCAGCGGAGGTAGGAGGCGTCTGGGCCGGTGTCGCCGGAGCTCTCCAACGGCGGGTCGCGCAGCTCGCTGAGCTCGGCGACAGCGCTCTCGATCGCGTCGAGCGCGAGCCGCAGCGGTTCCACCCACGCCGCAGGGCCGGCGCTTGCGGCGGTCGCGGCGACGGCGAGGCTCTTGCGGGCCCGGCGGATGGCGTCCTCGGCGGTCTCCAGGTTGTCCATGTCGTCATCGTCCCACCGCGCGGCCCCGTGCGGGACTCCTGAGAGTCCTGACAGACGACGCGCGCATCGCCCAGCCGGCGTTCACCTGCGCTTCCCGCCCGCCGCCTGGGATGCCGCGCCCGACACACCGAGCGCGCCCCGGACGGCGTAACCCCGCATTCATGAACCGTTTGGTTGACCCCCTCATGAGGGACGCAGCAGTGTCGTGCCTGTGACCTCGCCATGAGGTCCCTCAACCGGTCGGGACACCCTCGCATCGCTCCCGGCCGGGCCGCCTTCTCAGCTCCTCCGCTCTCGGGAAAGGTCTCGCTCCATGCCTCGCAACACCTCGCGCCGCCAGAAATCCGGCCGGCGCCGCTTCTCCTCCCTCACGCCGCGGCAGCGCGTCCTCGCCGTCACGGCGGCGACGTGCGCGCTCGTCGTCCTCGGCGGCGGCATCGCCACCGCCTCCACCCTCGCCTTCGGGAACCAGCAGGTCGGCACGCAGTACGCCAACGGCGAGCAGATCTCGTCCGACCAGGTGATCCAGCCCGCCGGGACCCGCCTGATGACGCCGTTCGGCAAGCTCATGGGATCGACGGTCAGCCCCGACGGGCACTACCTCGTCGGCACCAGCACTGACCGCTCCGTCGACCTCCAGGTCTTCGACCTGAACTCGTACAAGCCCGTCGCAGCTGCGGGCACCCTCGCGGCGGCCTCGTTCGCGACCGCGGCCGCCAACGCCGGCTACGGCTCGATGAACTACCTCAAGATCTCGGACGGGACCGTCGGCCAGGAAGGCCCGGTCTTCTCGCCCGACGGCAAGTTCCTGTTCGAGCCGGTCGCGACCGGCATCGTGCGCTACCCGTTCAACGCCGACGGCTCGCTCGGCGCCGGCACGAAGATCGCCATCCCGAACTCGGCCGCGGGCCAGGAGGCGCTGACGGCCGGGATGACCTTCTCGCCCGACGGCTCGACGCTCTACGCCGCGGTGAACGGCCAGAACACCGTCGTCGCGATCGACCCCACCGCCGGCACGATCACGCGGATCCTTCCCGTCGGCATCGCACCGCGGCAGCTGGCGTTCGTCGGGACCAAGCTCTACGTCTCCAACGAAGGCGGCCGCTACGCGCTCCCGGGTGAGACCACGATGGGCTCGTACGGCACGCAGGTCCCCGCGAACACCACCCTCGGAACCTCGACGACCGGAACGGTCAGCGTCATCGACACGGCGAACCCGTCGGCCGCGGTCGGCTCCATCCCGGTCGAGCTGCACCCGACGGCCATGCACGTCAGCGGGAACACCCTCTATGTCGTCAACACGAACAGCGACACCGTCTCGGTGATCGACACGCGCTCCGGCGCCGTCGTCCAGACGATCGCGACCCAGCCGTGGGCGTCGTCGAAGACCGGCTACCAGCCGACCGCCGTCACGCTGCAGGGCGACCACCTCCTGGTCTCCCTCGGCAACGCGAACGCGATCGCCGTCTACAAGGTCGACGCGAAGGACCCGCGCGACCCCGCCGCGCTCATCGGGCTCCTGCCCACCGACTACTACCCGGAGAACGTCGCGGCGGTGAACGGCTCGGTCGTCGTCACGAACACGCGCGGCATCGACGCGCGCGGCCCGGGGATCACCGTGAACAAGGGCGCGGGCGTCCCGGTGGTGACCGGGCACGGCACGCACTCGACCACCGCGTCCCTCACGAAGTTCGCGCTTCCGAGCGACAAGGAGATCCGCAAGGCGACCGCTCAGGTGTTCGCCCAGAACGGCTGGACCGAGAACTCGTTCAAGCAGGCCCAGGGCGACCAGGGCGACCAGGGCGACCAGGGCGAGAACGGCGCGTCGGCGGTCATCCCGAAGCGCCTGGGCGACCCCTCGCCGATCAAGCACGTGTTCCTCGTCGTCAAGGAGAATCGCGGCTACGACCAGCTCTACGGCGACATGAAGCAGGGTAACGGCGACCCGTCGCTGACCCAGTTCGGCCAGACGGTGACGCCGAACCAGCACGCCCTCGCCACGCAGTTCGGCCTGTACGACAACACGTACGACATCGGGACGAACTCCGCCGAAGGCCACAACTGGCTCATGCAGGGCGACAACACCGCCTACACCCAGACCAGCGCAGGCGAGTACACCCGCTCGTACGACACGGAGGAGGACGTGCTGGGCCACCAGCGCAGCGGCTTCCTGTGGAACTCGGTGCAGTCCGCCGGCAAGAGCGCGAAGAACTACGGCGAGTTCGAGTACGGCGAGGGCAAGCCGGCCGGCGCGACCTGGCAGCAGTACTACTGCGCGGCCACGAGCGTCATGGCCGGCGGCTCGCCCGCCCAGCTGTTCGACCCCTCGATCAAGTGGAACGCGGGCTCGGTGATCCCGTCGCTCAATGCGATCTCCGACCCGAACGCGGCGCCGTTCGACCTCGCCGTGCCGGACATCTACCGGTACGAGACCTGGAAGCAGGACTTCGAGAAGAACGGCCCGTCCAACTTCAACATGGTCTGGCTCTCCAGCGACCACACCGGAGGCACCGCCGACCCGAAGGCTATGGTCGCCGACAACGACCTGGCCCTCGGCAAGATCGTCGACGAGATCTCGCACTCGCAGTACTGGAAGGACTCCGCGATCTTCGTCGCGGAGGACGACAGCCAGGACTCCGCCGACCACGTCGACGGCCACCGTGCGCCCATCCAGGTGATCAGCCCGTACGCCGTGCACGGCAAGACGGTGAGCACGTACTACTCGCAGATCAGCATGGTCCGCACGATCGAGCAGATCCTCGGCGCGCAGCCGCTGAACCAGAAGATCGCCGCGGCGACGCCGATGGTGGACGCGTTCACGAACAAGCCGGACCTGACCCCGTACACCGCGGTCGCCAACCAGGTGCCGCTGACCGAGGGCGTGGCGACCAAGCCCGCCTGCGGCTACGACACCCTCGGCCAGACCGGAGCCGCGGCCGACGCGGTGAACGCCCAGGCCGCGAAGGACGCCGCCGTGCCCGCCTCCGAGCAGGCCGTCGCCGCCCAGTGGCAGAAGTGGGCCGGCAAGCAGCACTTCACCGGAACGGCCGGCCACCCGGCCATCCCGGACTACGACAACCCGCTGCTGATGAACCGTTACACCTGGTACCAGACCAAGCACTGGACGTCGCCCTACCCGGGAGACGCCAAGATCTACGGTCCGGACGACGTGCCCGGGATCGCGCCGGGATCGACCAACCACGACGACCAGTAGCCGTCGGAGCGCGGACGCCCCTGCCCCT of Leifsonia shinshuensis contains these proteins:
- a CDS encoding NAD-dependent epimerase/dehydratase family protein, producing the protein MADQRILVTGGSGFIAGHIILRLLGSGHEVRATIRSLDREDAARAALLEAGMTNGDALQFVAADLLDDAGWAEAVTGVDAVLHVASPVHLGPVADEDDVIVPARAGTLRVLRAARDAGVRRVVLTSAFHAVGFGHPPLDRAFTEADWSPLDGPGMDAYGRSKVLAERAAWELVGDGRTELVTMLPVAVVGPLIGTGMSGANHLVRRVLTGELPAYPDFAVPFVDVRDVAAAHVAALTAEGAAGERFLLAAQEDAVPLAEVGAVLRDELGERASRVPPSTALLPDAAVRAAAEANPGMRPMAAELGYRKKVSSEKARRVLGFAPRPWQEAVTAAAESMLAKGLAD
- a CDS encoding AfsR/SARP family transcriptional regulator, giving the protein MTLASGGVRVQLCGTLHLERAGERLEDGLPGRQGRLLFAYLVLNRHRPCTREELAEAVWPGAVAVHGAGLNPLVSKLRRLLGVDALEGRSALRLELGEDAHVDVEWAEQAVHRAESQVALGHWAAAWGPAIGAMLVAQRDFLPGEDAGWIEEERRALGDILVRALEAYGVATLEMGGTELPAAVRVGRRLVTIAPLRETGYQVLMRALQRQGDVGAAVAVYGELRSLLRDELGVSPSPATQQLYASLLAEP
- a CDS encoding sulfurtransferase, which codes for MSSTTTRAAARDVRAAAPLDPVPVVGPDWLESHLADPGVRVIEVDVNATAYTSGHLPGAVLWNPYADFKRPDYRPVGDDAIRALFERSGITPDTTVVLYGYAPSLAFWLLKLYRHRDVRILDTSRAVWQEAGRPFTTETPEVTPSRYPLPAPDDSIRATAADVRAAIGRPGTTIVDARSAAEYTGERFWPSGTPEPGGRTGHVPSAVNVDAAGVFDERGRFRDRDTLAGMFASVDPDADVITYCTIGNRGAAEWFVLRYLLGHANARVYDGSWAEWGHETDTPIE
- a CDS encoding ABC transporter permease — translated: MTSVALGWARIRYEVLVYFRQADTIFFTFLFPVVMLGIFSVAFQGLGKVGAAPDGSGGISQAAYYLPGMIAAGILLSGVQNLAVDIAMEKSDGTLKRLGGTPLPVVSYFLGKMGQVIATSILQIGLLLFVARVLFGVALPTDPQSWLRFAWIYALGIVTSAVLGIALSAVPRTGKSATAVIIPIVLVLQFISGVYLAFNLLPTWLQNIASLFPLKWIAQGMRSVFLPASFEAAEPSGSWQLGWIAVVLLIWLVAGLIACRLSFRWIRKDS
- a CDS encoding ABC transporter ATP-binding protein — translated: MSSRPPAVVVRGLRKSYGSFEALRGVDFEIADGETFALLGPNGAGKSTTIEILEGYRDRSGGEASVLGVDPGKAGTAWKARLGIVLQSGAEAANVTVREQLTQFARYYPRSRDVEEVIAAVGLEEKAKVRIRNLSGGQRRRLDVALGVIGRPELLFLDEPTTGFDPEARRQFWELVRTLKREGTTILLTTHYLDEAAQLSDRAAVIAHGALLDIGAVDAIGGQAARVPIVRWRDATGAPHEERTDTPGALVARLSAEAGGEPRDLEVIRPSLEDIYLGLVREADERAATASGAGARGAASGEEVAA
- a CDS encoding DUF1905 domain-containing protein, translating into MTVFRTVLESTGGNNVAIVVPEEVVLGFGRGKRVPVIVTIDGGYTYPNTIGVLGGRYLVSFNAATRKATGRGAGDEVEVELVADPDR
- a CDS encoding FAD-binding and (Fe-S)-binding domain-containing protein, translated to MTITSGGVDVRTLAGALADRVDGEVRFDDGSRAAYATDASNYRQVPIGVVVPRTVEAGVEAIAVCREFGAPLLSRGGGTSLAGQCTNHGVVIDWSKYCDRVVSLDVDARVAVVEPGIVLDDLNAVLAPHGLQFGPKPATHSHCTLGGMIGNNSCGSSAQAYGKTDDNVRRLEVLTYEGDRFWAGPTSTEEFERIQRAGGRVAELYTALRDLAEEDGDLIRERYPRIPRRVSGYNLDALLPEAGFDVAKALVGSESTLVTVLHAELDLVPVPAARTFLVLGFPSIEDAADAAPTIAEHGPLTIEGLDSVLVDDQKTKRQNVEALHLLPEGGGWLVCEFGGDSKEESDAKAQRTVAALRERDVVPDDRAFDDPAHQKEILEVREAGLGATAWIPGRPDTWEGWEDAAVPPERLGAYLRDFGALLDEFGYENVSRYGHFGHGCVHCRIPFDLVTEEGIAHYRAFIGRGAELVARYGGSLSGEHGDGQSRAALFPVMFGDEVVRLFERFKALFDPLDRMNPGKLVRPYLPTENLRLGAGYGPKVDVELHFSYPKDRGRFDRAALRCVGVGNCRSHSGNVMCPSFRATNEEEHSTRGRSRLLFEMLEGQYRESPIEDGWRSTEVRDALDLCLSCKGCKTDCPVNVDMATYKAEFLSHHYAGRLRPAAHYTMGWLPVWARLASVAPTLVNRLARVPGVSRAAKRLGGVEPDRPVPRFAPQRFTDWFAARPPAPPAPLGDVMIWPDTFTDNFHPSIGRAAVAVLEDAGYRVVLPPGHLCCGLTWISTGQLATASRMLAHTAAALAAALGDGVPLVGLEPSCLAVFRSDAPELLPDDANVAAVAERATSFAELLLRTPEWSPPHVGGSAVVQPHCHQHAVGGFGADQALLDAAGVETTTVEGCCGLAGNFGFEAGHLDVSAAAAEHALLPAIRSAGADARVIADGFSCRTQVEQLGGTAGLTETSRPLHLAEVLALRLGARRGVPARVDRPGRVAERVPAVAVERALASDRVRQRS